A stretch of Stigmatopora argus isolate UIUO_Sarg chromosome 22, RoL_Sarg_1.0, whole genome shotgun sequence DNA encodes these proteins:
- the rab24 gene encoding ras-related protein Rab-24 isoform X3, translating to MSAMRVDAKVVMLGKESVGKTSLVERYVHNRFLVGPYQNTIGAAFVAKPIQVADKVITLGIWDTAGSERYEAMSRIYYRGARAAVVCYDLTDSSSFQRARFWVKELQNCEEHCKIYLCGTKSDLIQGDRSLRQIDYHDTQDFAEEIGAQHFETSSKTGRNVDELFQKVAEDYNNAAFQNMTAEETGLNLGHKKDSYFYSCCNGN from the exons ATGAGTGCCATGCGGGTGGATGCAAAGGTCGTGATGCTGGGCAAGGAGAGCGTGGGTAAAACCAGCCTGGTGGAGCGCTACGTCCACAACCGCTTCCTGGTCGGTCCTTATCAGAAC ACTATCGGTGCTGCTTTTGTGGCCAAACCAATCCAGGTGGCAGACAAAGTGATCACTTTAGGAATATGG gATACGGCCGGGTCAGAACGCTATGAAGCCATGAGCAGAATCTACTACCGAGGAGCCCGAGCTGCCGTTGTCTGCTACG acTTGACGGACAGCAGCAGTTTCCAGCGAGCTCGTTTTTGGGTGAAAGAGTTGCAAAATTGCGAGGAG cATTGTAAGATCTACTTGTGCGGTACCAAGAGCGACCTGATCCAAGGAGACCGAAGTCTACGTCAAATCGACTACCACGATACTCAAGACTTTGCTGAAG AAATCGGCGCGCAGCATTTTGAGACCTCCAGTAAAACGGGAAGGAACGTGG ACGAGCTGTTCCAGAAGGTCGCCGAGGACTACAACAACGCCGCCTTCCAGAACATGACAG CAGAAGAGACGGGACTCAACCTGGGCCACAAGAAAGACTCGTACTTTTATTCGTGCTGCAACGGCAACTGA
- the rab24 gene encoding ras-related protein Rab-24 isoform X1: MSAMRVDAKVVMLGKESVGKTSLVERYVHNRFLVGPYQNTIGAAFVAKPIQVADKVITLGIWDTAGSERYEAMSRIYYRGARAAVVCYDLTDSSSFQRARFWVKELQNCEEHCKIYLCGTKSDLIQGDRSLRQIDYHDTQDFAEEIGAQHFETSSKTGRNVGESQTPADTHELFQKVAEDYNNAAFQNMTAEETGLNLGHKKDSYFYSCCNGN, from the exons ATGAGTGCCATGCGGGTGGATGCAAAGGTCGTGATGCTGGGCAAGGAGAGCGTGGGTAAAACCAGCCTGGTGGAGCGCTACGTCCACAACCGCTTCCTGGTCGGTCCTTATCAGAAC ACTATCGGTGCTGCTTTTGTGGCCAAACCAATCCAGGTGGCAGACAAAGTGATCACTTTAGGAATATGG gATACGGCCGGGTCAGAACGCTATGAAGCCATGAGCAGAATCTACTACCGAGGAGCCCGAGCTGCCGTTGTCTGCTACG acTTGACGGACAGCAGCAGTTTCCAGCGAGCTCGTTTTTGGGTGAAAGAGTTGCAAAATTGCGAGGAG cATTGTAAGATCTACTTGTGCGGTACCAAGAGCGACCTGATCCAAGGAGACCGAAGTCTACGTCAAATCGACTACCACGATACTCAAGACTTTGCTGAAG AAATCGGCGCGCAGCATTTTGAGACCTCCAGTAAAACGGGAAGGAACGTGGGTGAGTCACAAACACCCGCAGACACGC ACGAGCTGTTCCAGAAGGTCGCCGAGGACTACAACAACGCCGCCTTCCAGAACATGACAG CAGAAGAGACGGGACTCAACCTGGGCCACAAGAAAGACTCGTACTTTTATTCGTGCTGCAACGGCAACTGA
- the rab24 gene encoding ras-related protein Rab-24 isoform X2: MSAMRVDAKVVMLGKESVGKTSLVERYVHNRFLVGPYQNTIGAAFVAKPIQVADKVITLGIWDTAGSERYEAMSRIYYRGARAAVVCYDLTDSSSFQRARFWVKELQNCEEHCKIYLCGTKSDLIQGDRSLRQIDYHDTQDFAEEIGAQHFETSSKTGRNVGESQTPADTHELFQKVAEDYNNAAFQNMTEETGLNLGHKKDSYFYSCCNGN, encoded by the exons ATGAGTGCCATGCGGGTGGATGCAAAGGTCGTGATGCTGGGCAAGGAGAGCGTGGGTAAAACCAGCCTGGTGGAGCGCTACGTCCACAACCGCTTCCTGGTCGGTCCTTATCAGAAC ACTATCGGTGCTGCTTTTGTGGCCAAACCAATCCAGGTGGCAGACAAAGTGATCACTTTAGGAATATGG gATACGGCCGGGTCAGAACGCTATGAAGCCATGAGCAGAATCTACTACCGAGGAGCCCGAGCTGCCGTTGTCTGCTACG acTTGACGGACAGCAGCAGTTTCCAGCGAGCTCGTTTTTGGGTGAAAGAGTTGCAAAATTGCGAGGAG cATTGTAAGATCTACTTGTGCGGTACCAAGAGCGACCTGATCCAAGGAGACCGAAGTCTACGTCAAATCGACTACCACGATACTCAAGACTTTGCTGAAG AAATCGGCGCGCAGCATTTTGAGACCTCCAGTAAAACGGGAAGGAACGTGGGTGAGTCACAAACACCCGCAGACACGC ACGAGCTGTTCCAGAAGGTCGCCGAGGACTACAACAACGCCGCCTTCCAGAACATGACAG AAGAGACGGGACTCAACCTGGGCCACAAGAAAGACTCGTACTTTTATTCGTGCTGCAACGGCAACTGA
- the rab24 gene encoding ras-related protein Rab-24 isoform X4, whose product MSAMRVDAKVVMLGKESVGKTSLVERYVHNRFLVGPYQNTIGAAFVAKPIQVADKVITLGIWDTAGSERYEAMSRIYYRGARAAVVCYDLTDSSSFQRARFWVKELQNCEEHCKIYLCGTKSDLIQGDRSLRQIDYHDTQDFAEEIGAQHFETSSKTGRNVDELFQKVAEDYNNAAFQNMTEETGLNLGHKKDSYFYSCCNGN is encoded by the exons ATGAGTGCCATGCGGGTGGATGCAAAGGTCGTGATGCTGGGCAAGGAGAGCGTGGGTAAAACCAGCCTGGTGGAGCGCTACGTCCACAACCGCTTCCTGGTCGGTCCTTATCAGAAC ACTATCGGTGCTGCTTTTGTGGCCAAACCAATCCAGGTGGCAGACAAAGTGATCACTTTAGGAATATGG gATACGGCCGGGTCAGAACGCTATGAAGCCATGAGCAGAATCTACTACCGAGGAGCCCGAGCTGCCGTTGTCTGCTACG acTTGACGGACAGCAGCAGTTTCCAGCGAGCTCGTTTTTGGGTGAAAGAGTTGCAAAATTGCGAGGAG cATTGTAAGATCTACTTGTGCGGTACCAAGAGCGACCTGATCCAAGGAGACCGAAGTCTACGTCAAATCGACTACCACGATACTCAAGACTTTGCTGAAG AAATCGGCGCGCAGCATTTTGAGACCTCCAGTAAAACGGGAAGGAACGTGG ACGAGCTGTTCCAGAAGGTCGCCGAGGACTACAACAACGCCGCCTTCCAGAACATGACAG AAGAGACGGGACTCAACCTGGGCCACAAGAAAGACTCGTACTTTTATTCGTGCTGCAACGGCAACTGA